One segment of Streptomyces sp. XD-27 DNA contains the following:
- the rfbB gene encoding dTDP-glucose 4,6-dehydratase codes for MTAEAILVTGAAGFIGSHYVRTLLGAGSGFEPSFESGGAAGAPRVTVLDKMTYAGNPANLAAVRDHPACTVVTGDICDAGLVEELMGHHRYVVNFAAESHVDRSIAGAGDFMTTNVLGTHTLLDAALRAGVRTFVQVSTDEVYGSLAAGSWTETAPLLPNSPYAASKAAADLIALACHRTHGLDVRITRCSNTYGHHQYPEKLIPLFVTRLLRGLKVPLYGDGLNVREWLHVDDHVRAIELVRTAGRPGEVYNVGGGTELTNRELTGRLLAACGAGWEMVEQVADRKGHDRRYSLDCTKIRQELGYRPRTDFATGLAETVAWYRDNRHWWERAW; via the coding sequence GTGACCGCCGAGGCGATCCTCGTCACCGGAGCGGCCGGGTTCATCGGTTCCCACTATGTGCGCACCCTGCTCGGCGCCGGGTCCGGCTTCGAGCCCAGCTTCGAGTCCGGCGGCGCGGCCGGCGCACCCCGCGTCACCGTGCTGGACAAGATGACCTACGCCGGCAACCCGGCCAATCTGGCGGCGGTCCGGGACCATCCCGCCTGCACCGTCGTCACCGGGGACATCTGCGACGCCGGGCTCGTCGAAGAGCTGATGGGTCATCACCGGTACGTGGTCAACTTCGCCGCGGAATCCCATGTCGACCGGTCCATCGCCGGCGCCGGGGACTTCATGACGACCAATGTCCTCGGTACCCACACCCTGCTGGACGCCGCCCTGCGGGCGGGCGTGCGGACCTTCGTCCAGGTCTCCACCGACGAGGTCTACGGCTCCCTCGCCGCGGGCTCCTGGACGGAGACCGCGCCCCTCCTGCCCAACTCGCCCTATGCCGCCTCCAAGGCGGCCGCCGATCTGATCGCCCTCGCCTGCCACCGCACCCACGGCCTGGACGTCAGGATCACCCGCTGCTCCAACACCTACGGACACCACCAGTACCCGGAGAAGCTCATCCCGCTCTTCGTCACCCGGCTGCTCCGGGGACTGAAGGTGCCGCTCTACGGCGACGGGCTGAACGTCCGCGAGTGGCTGCACGTCGACGACCACGTCCGCGCCATCGAACTGGTCCGCACCGCGGGCCGCCCCGGTGAGGTCTACAACGTCGGCGGAGGCACCGAGCTGACCAATCGGGAGCTGACCGGTCGGCTTCTGGCGGCCTGCGGAGCGGGCTGGGAGATGGTCGAGCAGGTCGCCGACCGCAAGGGCCACGACCGGCGGTACTCCCTCGACTGCACGAAGATCCGGCAAGAGCTGGGGTACCGCCCGCGCACGGACTTCGCCACCGGCCTGGCCGAGACCGTGGCCTGGTACCGCGACAACCGGCACTGGTGGGAACGGGCATGGTAG
- a CDS encoding glucose-1-phosphate thymidylyltransferase: MKALVLAGGAGVRLRPITHTSAKQLVPVANKPVLFYGLEAIADAGITEVGIVVGGTCQEIRQAVGDGSAFGLDVTYIPQHAPLGLAHAVLIARDFLGDDDFVMYLGDNFIIGGITGLVDAFRRQRPDAQILLTAVTDPTAFGVAELDGSGRVVRLEEKPARPKSDLALVGVYLFTPAVHAAVRAIRPSRRGELEITDALQWLMDNGRDVRSTVISGYWKDTGNVADMLEVNRAVLETVEPRADGSVDGGSEIIGRVSIAEGARIRGSRIVGPAIIGRGTVVADSYIGPSTAVAEDCRVQDSEIEFSIVLRGSSIRGVRRIEASLIGRSVDVAPASTTPRAHRFVLGDHSTARICS; encoded by the coding sequence GTGAAGGCTCTTGTGCTGGCCGGAGGTGCGGGCGTACGGCTCCGGCCGATCACCCACACGTCCGCCAAGCAACTGGTCCCGGTCGCCAACAAACCGGTGCTCTTCTACGGTCTCGAAGCCATCGCCGACGCCGGAATCACCGAGGTCGGCATCGTCGTCGGCGGCACCTGCCAGGAGATCCGGCAGGCCGTCGGGGACGGATCGGCGTTCGGCCTCGACGTCACCTACATCCCCCAGCACGCCCCGCTGGGGCTCGCCCACGCCGTGCTCATCGCCCGGGACTTCCTCGGGGACGACGACTTCGTGATGTATCTGGGCGACAACTTCATCATCGGGGGCATCACCGGCCTCGTCGACGCCTTCCGCCGGCAACGCCCGGACGCCCAGATCCTCCTCACCGCCGTGACCGACCCCACCGCCTTCGGAGTGGCCGAACTGGACGGCTCCGGCAGGGTCGTCCGCCTGGAGGAGAAGCCGGCCCGGCCCAAGAGCGACCTGGCACTGGTCGGGGTCTACCTCTTCACCCCCGCGGTGCATGCCGCCGTACGGGCCATCCGGCCGTCCCGGCGCGGCGAGCTGGAGATCACCGACGCCCTTCAGTGGCTGATGGACAACGGCAGGGACGTACGCTCCACGGTGATCTCCGGCTATTGGAAGGACACCGGCAACGTCGCGGACATGCTGGAGGTCAACCGCGCCGTGCTGGAGACCGTCGAGCCGCGCGCCGACGGATCCGTCGACGGCGGCAGCGAGATCATCGGCCGGGTGTCCATCGCCGAGGGCGCTCGCATCCGCGGGTCCCGCATCGTCGGTCCGGCGATCATCGGCCGCGGCACGGTCGTCGCCGACTCCTACATCGGCCCGTCCACCGCGGTCGCCGAGGACTGCCGCGTCCAGGACAGCGAGATCGAGTTCTCCATCGTGCTCCGGGGCTCCTCCATCCGCGGTGTCCGGCGGATCGAGGCGTCCCTCATCGGACGCAGCGTCGACGTCGCCCCGGCGTCGACGACGCCGCGCGCCCACCGGTTCGTCCTCGGAGACCACAGCACGGCCAGGATCTGCTCATGA
- the rfbC gene encoding dTDP-4-dehydrorhamnose 3,5-epimerase — protein sequence MRALDIAGAWITEPKVFGDHRGTFHEWFRAERFRECTGHDLRVLQANCSVSRRGVLRGVHFADVPPGQGKFVTCVRGAVLDVVVDIRPGSPTYRRWVAERLDDRTRRAVYVAEGLGHAFMALSDDATVVYLCSEGYAPGREHGIHPLDPDLGIDWPAGLEPVLSEKDEGAPSLAEAERAGLLPSFDRCLAHYEQRLAQSEGRSGVQSGVQSGARSERS from the coding sequence GTGCGGGCACTGGACATCGCGGGGGCGTGGATCACTGAGCCGAAGGTCTTCGGAGATCACCGGGGAACCTTCCACGAGTGGTTCCGCGCGGAACGGTTCCGCGAGTGCACGGGTCATGACCTGAGGGTCCTCCAGGCCAACTGCTCGGTGTCCCGGCGCGGGGTGCTGCGCGGGGTGCACTTCGCCGATGTGCCACCGGGTCAGGGGAAGTTCGTCACCTGTGTGCGGGGGGCGGTTCTGGACGTCGTCGTGGACATCCGACCGGGTTCGCCGACGTACCGGCGCTGGGTGGCGGAACGGCTCGACGACCGGACCCGGCGTGCCGTCTACGTCGCGGAGGGGCTGGGCCACGCCTTCATGGCGCTGTCCGACGACGCGACCGTGGTGTATCTGTGCTCGGAGGGGTACGCACCGGGGCGCGAGCACGGCATTCATCCGCTCGATCCCGACCTGGGCATCGACTGGCCGGCCGGGCTGGAACCGGTCCTGTCCGAGAAGGACGAGGGCGCCCCCTCGCTGGCCGAGGCCGAACGGGCCGGACTGCTGCCGTCCTTCGATCGATGCCTGGCGCACTACGAACAGCGCCTGGCTCAGTCAGAGGGTCGGTCGGGGGTTCAGTCAGGAGTTCAGTCGGGGGCTCGGTCAGAGCGGTCGTGA
- a CDS encoding 6-carboxytetrahydropterin synthase gives MGRRDARPPAPERSGRGGYAPTAENLAKWIYDTWHDELPELSTVKVSETPKTWAVHRP, from the coding sequence ATGGGTCGACGCGACGCTCGACCACCGGCACCTGAACGAAGCGGTCGGGGGGGGTATGCACCGACCGCCGAGAACCTCGCCAAATGGATCTACGACACCTGGCATGACGAACTGCCCGAACTCAGCACCGTGAAGGTCTCGGAGACGCCGAAAACCTGGGCGGTCCACCGGCCGTAG
- a CDS encoding tRNA-dependent cyclodipeptide synthase, whose protein sequence is MSTDSHLGGFAVRTLSDRHERLLNHAEHVLIGLSPFNGYYKPRLIRDLVAWGHHHFARADVFVPGWEAAHTLTGAGVSPRDAVHRSRRAAKQLRNAAVDALRSCGADEPHLRVHTSTTLANRWAYTRLHDRVRTEYARDPVLRAACRETARDALRTYCTEPPSERQIDLAVSYPLAELPLFLDSPGIFATESSVVVYHREMKPFTPLILGRSPAVRPVAGQGFAVVTHISSATPGRSDG, encoded by the coding sequence GTGAGCACGGACAGTCACCTGGGCGGTTTCGCCGTCCGCACCTTGTCGGATCGCCATGAGCGGCTCCTGAACCATGCGGAACACGTCCTCATCGGCCTGAGCCCGTTCAACGGCTACTACAAGCCGCGGCTCATCCGGGACCTGGTGGCCTGGGGCCACCACCACTTCGCCCGCGCGGACGTGTTCGTCCCCGGCTGGGAGGCGGCCCATACGCTGACCGGCGCCGGAGTGAGTCCACGCGACGCGGTACACCGCTCCCGCCGGGCGGCCAAGCAGCTCCGCAACGCCGCCGTCGACGCGCTGCGGTCCTGCGGCGCCGACGAACCGCATCTGCGCGTCCACACCTCCACGACGCTCGCCAACCGGTGGGCGTACACCCGGCTGCACGACCGGGTCCGCACGGAGTACGCGCGCGATCCGGTGCTCCGCGCCGCCTGCCGGGAGACCGCCCGCGACGCCCTGCGCACGTACTGCACCGAGCCGCCGTCCGAGCGGCAGATCGACCTCGCCGTCAGCTATCCCCTCGCCGAGCTCCCGCTGTTCCTCGACAGCCCGGGGATCTTCGCGACGGAGTCGTCGGTCGTCGTCTACCACCGCGAGATGAAGCCCTTCACCCCGCTGATCCTGGGTCGGTCCCCGGCCGTGCGGCCGGTCGCGGGCCAGGGCTTCGCGGTCGTCACGCACATATCGTCGGCCACCCCTGGAAGGAGCGATGGATGA
- a CDS encoding acyltransferase: MTSTTPPSERMPSLTGLRFVAAFGVFVCHAAFLSPRMQGRSWTPTELLGPVAVSLFFILSGFVLTRFRRPGDTARAFWRRRVVKIYPNHLTAWALFMIYFLSIGVAVRQSGSVLALVPGVLLVHTWLPKYNLIGSGNIVAWSLACEVFFYLLFPLLLALVRRIPPRRLAAAAVCMAAAVWTVPVVSYALGGALLPGFPWPVPRNQLWFAYFLPLCRLPEFVLGIILAIGMRSDDRKRRIGVGASAALLLASLALGATLLPPVFLFAAVGVVPLTLLIRATAALDLRGARSPLRTPVMVFLGEISYAFYLVHALALLVVYEITGDAWAGLATGVLGLPVALLMAWLLYTLVERPCMRRFARRRRPAPGSAPAQAAAGAEKPERAA, translated from the coding sequence GTGACGTCGACGACCCCGCCGAGTGAGCGCATGCCGTCCCTGACCGGATTGCGGTTCGTCGCCGCCTTCGGGGTCTTCGTCTGCCACGCGGCGTTCCTCAGCCCGCGGATGCAGGGCCGGTCATGGACGCCGACCGAACTGCTGGGCCCGGTCGCGGTGTCACTCTTCTTCATCCTCAGTGGTTTCGTGCTCACCCGGTTCCGCCGCCCCGGGGACACGGCACGCGCCTTCTGGCGCCGACGGGTCGTCAAGATCTACCCGAACCATCTGACCGCCTGGGCGCTGTTCATGATCTATTTCCTGAGCATCGGCGTGGCGGTGCGGCAGTCCGGCTCGGTCCTGGCGCTGGTGCCGGGCGTGCTGTTGGTGCACACCTGGCTGCCGAAGTACAACCTGATCGGCAGCGGAAACATCGTCGCCTGGTCGCTGGCGTGCGAGGTCTTCTTCTATCTGCTGTTCCCGCTGCTGCTGGCCCTGGTCCGCAGGATCCCGCCACGGCGGCTGGCGGCCGCCGCGGTCTGCATGGCGGCGGCCGTGTGGACCGTACCGGTGGTCTCCTACGCGCTGGGCGGCGCGCTGCTGCCCGGATTCCCCTGGCCGGTGCCGCGGAACCAGCTGTGGTTCGCCTACTTCCTGCCGCTCTGCCGCCTCCCGGAGTTCGTCCTCGGCATCATCCTGGCGATCGGTATGCGGTCCGATGACCGCAAACGGCGGATCGGTGTGGGGGCCTCGGCCGCACTGCTGCTCGCCTCACTGGCCCTCGGCGCGACCCTGCTGCCGCCGGTCTTCCTTTTCGCCGCCGTCGGGGTGGTGCCGCTGACGCTGCTGATCCGGGCCACCGCGGCGCTGGATCTGCGCGGGGCCCGGTCGCCGTTGCGGACTCCGGTGATGGTCTTCCTCGGCGAGATCTCGTACGCCTTCTACCTGGTCCATGCCCTGGCGCTGCTGGTGGTCTACGAGATCACCGGTGACGCCTGGGCCGGGCTCGCCACGGGGGTGCTGGGGCTGCCCGTGGCGCTGCTCATGGCCTGGCTGCTGTACACCCTGGTGGAGCGGCCCTGCATGCGACGCTTCGCACGGCGGCGGAGACCCGCGCCCGGGTCTGCGCCCGCGCAGGCCGCGGCGGGTGCCGAGAAGCCCGAGAGGGCGGCGTGA
- a CDS encoding glycosyltransferase: MRVLFVAAPGVGHLLPAVPTAWAAQSAGHEVRVAATGPSLDMATRLGLAAVEVSDGTAAHAYRRLAERGMAARPEAHDLSTAWQRFTRPPEPDGGQDGDGSDKAGVDGDGGGADRDGGGNGKDGVVSEMLDVGRRMTDGILRAIRDWAPDLLVFTSFIGGGQSAADQAGVPAVHIGIGMPYPDLSALLPDPPAPPVLTADVCPPSLRPPGAEPGAPLRFVPCNGGGVVPDRLLARPRRPRICVTWGSVLPELGMDETLATTLAALAGFDAEVVLATGSSAASTGRPLPHGVRQVGWVPLTAVLPDCAAVVHHGGSGSTFTALALGIPQVVLPQAADQPVNAQAVLRRGVGTALEKTRPGVAELRGAVERALGDAEIRRACAEVREEIAAMPGPDAFVRRLAAAVS, encoded by the coding sequence GTGCGCGTCCTTTTCGTGGCAGCACCCGGAGTCGGCCATCTGCTGCCCGCCGTGCCGACGGCATGGGCGGCGCAGTCCGCGGGCCATGAGGTGCGGGTGGCGGCGACCGGCCCGAGCCTGGACATGGCGACCCGGCTGGGACTGGCCGCCGTGGAGGTCTCGGACGGTACCGCCGCCCACGCCTACCGCCGCCTCGCCGAGCGCGGAATGGCCGCCCGGCCGGAGGCGCACGACCTGTCGACCGCCTGGCAGCGGTTCACCCGTCCTCCGGAGCCGGACGGTGGCCAGGACGGGGACGGGAGCGACAAGGCCGGGGTCGACGGAGACGGGGGCGGGGCCGACAGGGACGGCGGCGGGAACGGCAAGGACGGGGTCGTCTCCGAAATGCTGGATGTGGGCCGGCGGATGACCGACGGGATTCTGCGGGCCATCCGTGACTGGGCCCCGGACCTGCTGGTGTTCACCTCCTTCATCGGCGGCGGACAGTCCGCGGCCGACCAGGCGGGCGTCCCCGCCGTCCACATCGGCATCGGCATGCCCTACCCCGACCTCTCCGCACTGCTGCCGGACCCGCCCGCCCCGCCCGTACTCACCGCCGACGTCTGCCCGCCGAGTCTGCGCCCGCCCGGCGCCGAGCCCGGTGCGCCGCTGAGGTTCGTGCCGTGCAACGGCGGTGGAGTGGTGCCTGACCGGCTGCTCGCCCGCCCGCGGCGCCCGCGGATCTGCGTGACCTGGGGATCGGTTCTCCCGGAGCTGGGCATGGACGAGACCCTGGCCACCACGCTGGCGGCGCTGGCCGGCTTCGACGCCGAGGTCGTCCTCGCCACCGGCTCCTCCGCGGCGTCGACAGGGCGTCCCCTTCCCCACGGCGTCCGGCAGGTCGGCTGGGTTCCGCTCACCGCGGTCCTGCCGGACTGCGCCGCGGTCGTCCATCACGGGGGCTCGGGCAGCACGTTCACCGCGCTCGCCCTCGGCATCCCCCAAGTGGTGCTGCCCCAGGCCGCGGATCAGCCGGTCAACGCGCAGGCGGTACTCCGCCGCGGAGTCGGCACGGCCCTGGAGAAGACCCGCCCCGGGGTGGCCGAGCTGCGCGGGGCCGTGGAGCGGGCGCTGGGCGACGCGGAGATCCGCCGGGCGTGCGCCGAGGTGCGGGAGGAGATCGCCGCCATGCCGGGACCGGACGCGTTCGTCCGGCGGCTCGCCGCGGCGGTGTCCTGA
- a CDS encoding cytochrome P450 — protein MSHVDDFSPPLGYPFALGRYGTPPPVLAWARKHHPVCPVILPSGRQVWMLTRKDDINRLLTDPVFSRDLVYPGAPRFVGEDFTAVAGGIFNLDGADHARIRHVLAPHFTRSAASRRAEMIARHAEGLLDAMEAGPNPADLVEAYAAPLPLRVSCEILGIPLQQRAAYLDAFRTQTSLVVTAETVAAATAATLDLTEQVIKGKQADGDHNGPLGALVRAEAEGVISDEELHGTVSYLLVTGSEPLVPPLATGAVTLMRHRNQLSACVAEEELWPRAVDEVLRYHHNGVLGLPRVATEEVTLHGVRIAPGDGVCAPMLGATWDPRHYRHPEKFDIHRTGDMSATFGAGPHFCLGAAFVRVFLTTAYAALFRRFPDLFLAVPEDDLPWQIDIQLIRPARVPVCW, from the coding sequence ATGAGTCACGTCGACGACTTCAGCCCGCCGCTCGGCTACCCCTTCGCGCTGGGCCGGTACGGCACCCCGCCCCCGGTCCTCGCCTGGGCGCGCAAGCACCACCCCGTGTGCCCGGTGATCCTGCCCAGCGGCCGACAGGTCTGGATGCTCACCCGGAAGGACGACATCAACCGCCTGCTCACCGACCCGGTCTTCTCCCGCGACCTGGTCTACCCCGGCGCGCCGCGCTTCGTCGGCGAGGACTTCACCGCCGTAGCCGGCGGCATCTTCAATCTGGACGGCGCCGACCATGCCCGGATCCGCCATGTCCTGGCGCCGCACTTCACACGTTCGGCGGCGTCCCGGCGCGCGGAGATGATCGCCCGTCACGCGGAGGGCCTGCTGGACGCCATGGAGGCCGGGCCGAACCCCGCCGATCTCGTCGAGGCGTACGCGGCTCCGCTGCCGCTCAGGGTGAGCTGCGAGATCCTCGGCATCCCCCTCCAGCAGCGGGCCGCCTACCTGGACGCCTTCCGCACCCAGACCAGCCTGGTCGTCACCGCCGAGACGGTCGCCGCCGCGACGGCCGCGACGCTGGATCTCACCGAGCAGGTCATCAAGGGCAAACAGGCGGACGGCGACCACAACGGGCCCCTCGGGGCGCTGGTCCGGGCCGAGGCCGAAGGGGTCATCAGCGACGAGGAGTTGCACGGCACCGTCAGCTACCTCCTCGTCACCGGGTCCGAGCCGCTGGTGCCGCCGCTGGCCACCGGGGCGGTGACCCTGATGCGTCACCGCAACCAGCTGAGCGCCTGCGTCGCCGAGGAGGAGTTGTGGCCGCGAGCGGTGGACGAGGTGCTGCGCTACCACCACAACGGAGTCCTCGGCCTGCCCCGGGTGGCCACCGAGGAGGTCACCCTGCACGGTGTGCGCATCGCACCGGGCGACGGGGTCTGCGCGCCGATGCTCGGCGCCACCTGGGACCCCAGGCACTACCGGCACCCGGAGAAATTCGACATCCACCGCACCGGGGACATGTCGGCGACCTTCGGCGCCGGACCGCACTTCTGCCTGGGAGCCGCGTTCGTACGGGTCTTTCTGACCACCGCCTACGCGGCCCTCTTCCGGCGCTTCCCCGACCTGTTCCTGGCCGTGCCCGAGGACGACCTGCCCTGGCAGATCGACATTCAGCTGATCCGGCCGGCCAGGGTGCCGGTCTGCTGGTGA
- the rfbD gene encoding dTDP-4-dehydrorhamnose reductase: MVVRWLVTGAGGILGRDVCARLARLDGASATGLLRRDLDITDARAVRAALRAHRPDVVVNCAAWTAVDDAETHEDAAARVNGDGPRHLTAACAESGARLLHLSTDYVFSGALERPRAEDDRPGPRTAYGRTKLAGEQAVLAGLPHAGYVVRTAWLYGTGGPNFVRTMIRLERERDHVDVVDDQRGQPTWTADLADLLVRLGLGALRGTAPPGVYHGTSRGATTWHGLAQETFRLLGADPGRVRTTTSRALARPAPRPAHSVLGHAAWRAAGLEPIRHWRAALAEAFPALLAAERQRPPGTVPPSHDRSDRAPD; encoded by the coding sequence ATGGTAGTCCGCTGGCTGGTGACAGGGGCCGGCGGAATACTCGGGCGGGACGTGTGCGCCCGGCTCGCCCGGCTGGACGGTGCGTCAGCCACCGGGCTGCTCCGGCGCGACCTCGACATCACCGACGCCCGCGCCGTCCGCGCCGCGTTGCGCGCCCACCGGCCCGACGTGGTGGTGAACTGCGCCGCATGGACCGCCGTGGACGATGCCGAGACCCACGAGGACGCCGCCGCCCGCGTCAACGGCGACGGCCCACGCCATCTCACCGCGGCCTGCGCCGAGTCCGGTGCCCGGCTGCTCCACCTCTCCACGGACTACGTCTTCTCCGGCGCCCTGGAGCGCCCTCGCGCCGAGGACGACCGCCCCGGCCCCCGGACCGCCTACGGCCGCACCAAGCTGGCCGGGGAGCAGGCCGTGCTGGCGGGTCTGCCGCACGCCGGCTATGTCGTCCGCACCGCCTGGCTCTACGGCACGGGCGGCCCCAACTTCGTCCGCACGATGATCCGGCTGGAGCGCGAGCGCGACCACGTCGACGTCGTGGACGACCAGCGGGGCCAGCCCACCTGGACCGCCGACCTCGCCGACCTGCTGGTACGGCTCGGGCTCGGCGCCCTGCGTGGCACCGCGCCGCCCGGCGTCTACCACGGCACCAGCCGCGGCGCGACCACGTGGCACGGCCTGGCCCAGGAGACGTTCCGCCTGCTGGGCGCCGACCCGGGGCGGGTACGGACCACCACCAGCCGGGCCCTGGCCCGACCCGCCCCCCGACCTGCCCACAGCGTCCTGGGCCACGCCGCTTGGCGTGCCGCCGGGCTCGAACCGATCCGGCATTGGCGGGCCGCGCTCGCCGAGGCGTTCCCCGCCCTGCTCGCCGCCGAACGGCAGCGGCCGCCGGGCACCGTCCCGCCGTCTCACGACCGCTCTGACCGAGCCCCCGACTGA